One window of the Desulfonatronum sp. SC1 genome contains the following:
- a CDS encoding type II toxin-antitoxin system RelE/ParE family toxin → MNYTLRFKEQALKEWQKLDEHLREQFKLKLQERLHNPHVPASRPSGSAHRYKIKLKSAGYRLVYEVRDAVFVVVVIAVGKRERGSVFKTTAKR, encoded by the coding sequence ATGAATTATACGTTACGGTTCAAGGAGCAAGCCTTGAAGGAGTGGCAAAAGCTGGACGAACATCTTCGAGAACAATTCAAACTTAAGCTCCAGGAAAGACTCCACAACCCGCATGTGCCCGCCTCCCGTCCGTCCGGAAGCGCTCACCGATACAAGATCAAGCTGAAAAGTGCTGGATATCGCCTGGTCTATGAAGTTCGTGACGCTGTCTTCGTGGTCGTGGTCATCGCAGTGGGGAAGCGTGAACGTGGTTCGGTTTTCAAGACGACGGCAAAGCGCTGA
- a CDS encoding BMP family ABC transporter substrate-binding protein — protein MKRGVFGIMTAVLVALTLLMGSGVAAAKEIKAGFIYVSPVGDAGWSKAHDDGRKAIDALDGVETTFVESVSEGPDSERVLTQMARRGHNLIFATSFGFMDSVLKVAAQHPDVVFMHCSGYKQAENVGTYFGRMYQPRYLAGMVAGAMTESNILGYVAAFPIPEVIRGINAFTLGAQAVNPDVQVRVVWSSTWYDPALEKEAANSLLDVGADVIAMHQDSPGPQVAAEERGVYSVGYNTDMSAFAPKAHLTAPIWNWAEIYKHVIQQVQDGTWTSESIWWGLDRGLVDLAPFGPMVPQEVQDQVLAKKEEIRSGATDVFVGPVLDQQGEVRIAEGVQATDEEMLSMDWFVRGVVGSTR, from the coding sequence ATGAAGCGAGGCGTGTTTGGGATTATGACGGCGGTGTTGGTGGCCCTGACCCTGCTGATGGGGTCCGGCGTCGCGGCGGCCAAGGAGATCAAGGCTGGGTTTATCTATGTTTCGCCGGTGGGCGACGCGGGCTGGTCCAAGGCCCATGACGACGGCCGGAAGGCCATCGATGCCCTGGACGGGGTGGAGACGACTTTCGTGGAGTCCGTGTCCGAGGGGCCGGATTCGGAGCGGGTACTGACGCAGATGGCCCGACGGGGGCACAACCTGATCTTCGCCACCAGCTTCGGGTTCATGGATTCCGTGCTCAAGGTCGCGGCCCAGCATCCGGACGTGGTGTTCATGCACTGTTCCGGATACAAGCAGGCCGAGAACGTGGGCACCTACTTCGGGCGGATGTATCAGCCGCGTTATCTTGCCGGCATGGTGGCCGGGGCCATGACCGAGTCCAACATTCTGGGCTACGTGGCCGCGTTCCCCATTCCTGAGGTCATCCGCGGGATCAACGCCTTCACCCTTGGCGCTCAGGCCGTGAATCCGGACGTCCAGGTGCGCGTGGTCTGGAGTTCCACTTGGTATGATCCGGCCCTGGAGAAAGAGGCGGCCAACAGTCTGCTGGATGTGGGCGCGGACGTGATCGCCATGCACCAGGATTCCCCCGGCCCTCAAGTGGCGGCCGAGGAGCGGGGCGTTTACTCCGTGGGCTACAACACGGACATGAGCGCCTTCGCGCCCAAGGCTCACCTGACCGCCCCGATCTGGAACTGGGCCGAGATCTACAAGCACGTGATCCAGCAGGTCCAGGACGGAACCTGGACCAGTGAGTCCATCTGGTGGGGCCTGGATCGCGGCTTGGTGGACTTGGCGCCCTTCGGCCCCATGGTGCCCCAGGAGGTCCAGGATCAGGTTCTGGCCAAGAAGGAAGAAATCCGCTCCGGCGCCACGGATGTGTTTGTCGGCCCGGTGCTGGACCAGCAGGGCGAGGTTCGGATCGCCGAAGGCGTTCAGGCCACGGACGAGGAAATGCTGTCCATGGACTGGTTCGTTCGCGGAGTTGTGGGGTCCACCCGATAG
- a CDS encoding ATP-binding protein, whose translation MTHAPRERPEITLRIFLARLIWVSLLPLLLMGAWLAWDSKRTALMKQENSAKRLASTFMTTMDAYLDARKRALNLLAATPMLDDPARWPEFYALAQSFQRFFDGHVILAEADEPMRMLLNTRAPLGAQLPMLPGADRQSTVSMAIAHGRPAVGDIGFCPVDGEPLNCIAAPVVRNGKIVFVLLSTFATSLLQEQADQFELPPDWAMYLRDGSGNVIAQRLPPEFDVGRDASPERRFVVQSTVGPWFVEMVIPDRVWLSLRAQYAIPILLGLLATTMVGVLGARLAGNRLQRAVASLVGPPPTKPAARIVEIEKVRRLLASTQGELRQSELYFQRLFEDAPAALALSNQEGVILSRNTRFDELTGYSADETSTWAEWWSRVCPEPELRTKVLADWKSTIATPDATPVEHRIRRKDGAERIVQLFSVGFNSGILCSFLDVTELRRAENELRARQEAKLEHHAEMRLALLNQMQDANAARERAETALAALRESNQRLAAFLRVSQAVSSSFERHVVMQSLVDNAAKAMNLSNGAIYLKEDETIRLAASSPALSEDFPEHFRRAPLRAHPHVARTLASGGPVFVADAATAPFTPEEAEIARSLGLRSVLYLPVLLQGHALGVMILSDVAKPRTFHAEEVTLLQGFANQVAQVMDSIRLFEDVQNHAVQLEQEIGQRKEAEEALQLLNQELEERVRQRTLELEGAIKQLEAFSYSVSHDLRAPLRGVTGLTRILLDKHAAGLSEEGRKLCAMITDNAMAMGLLIDDLLQFSRAGRKALHVSPIDMTAMVRAVIDELRLTEDAARVDFQVQDLPPAEADPGLLRQVWQNLLANAVKFSSKQERPVVQVRAERKDGQMAYHVQDNGAGFDMRHVHKIFGVFTRLHSTKDFVGTGVGLAIVQQIITRHDGQVRAQGEPDKGATFSFTLGVGRDK comes from the coding sequence ATGACGCATGCACCCCGGGAACGACCAGAAATCACGCTGCGGATATTTCTTGCGAGGTTGATCTGGGTGTCCCTGTTGCCCCTGCTGCTGATGGGAGCATGGCTGGCCTGGGACAGCAAGCGTACGGCGTTGATGAAGCAGGAAAACAGCGCGAAGCGTCTGGCAAGCACGTTCATGACCACAATGGACGCGTACCTGGATGCCCGGAAGCGGGCCCTGAACCTGCTGGCCGCCACGCCCATGCTGGACGATCCGGCGCGGTGGCCGGAATTTTATGCCCTGGCGCAATCCTTTCAGCGCTTTTTCGACGGCCATGTCATCCTGGCCGAGGCGGACGAGCCCATGCGCATGCTTTTGAACACCCGGGCTCCCCTGGGGGCGCAACTGCCGATGCTGCCCGGGGCGGACCGACAATCCACCGTTTCCATGGCCATTGCCCACGGCAGGCCCGCGGTGGGCGACATTGGTTTCTGCCCGGTGGACGGAGAGCCGTTGAACTGCATTGCCGCTCCAGTGGTGCGAAACGGGAAAATCGTCTTCGTGCTGCTGAGCACCTTTGCAACGAGCCTGCTCCAGGAGCAGGCGGACCAGTTTGAACTGCCCCCGGATTGGGCCATGTACCTGCGGGACGGCTCCGGGAACGTCATCGCTCAACGCCTGCCGCCTGAGTTTGACGTCGGACGGGACGCATCGCCGGAAAGACGTTTCGTGGTCCAGTCGACTGTGGGCCCCTGGTTCGTGGAAATGGTAATCCCGGACAGGGTCTGGCTTTCCTTGCGCGCCCAGTACGCGATTCCGATACTCCTGGGGTTGTTGGCCACCACCATGGTCGGCGTGCTGGGAGCAAGGCTTGCCGGCAACCGGCTGCAGCGGGCCGTGGCCTCCCTGGTCGGTCCGCCGCCGACCAAACCGGCGGCCCGGATCGTCGAGATCGAAAAGGTGCGTCGGCTGCTTGCCTCCACGCAGGGGGAACTGCGTCAAAGTGAACTGTACTTCCAACGATTGTTTGAAGACGCCCCTGCCGCCCTGGCCCTTTCCAACCAGGAAGGGGTTATTCTCAGCCGCAATACACGCTTTGACGAACTGACCGGCTACTCCGCGGACGAGACATCCACCTGGGCCGAATGGTGGTCCCGCGTCTGCCCCGAGCCTGAGCTTCGGACCAAGGTTCTGGCAGACTGGAAATCCACCATCGCCACTCCTGACGCAACCCCGGTGGAACACCGGATTCGGCGCAAGGACGGAGCTGAGCGCATTGTTCAGCTTTTCTCCGTGGGATTCAACAGCGGGATACTGTGCAGTTTTCTGGATGTCACGGAACTGCGCCGGGCGGAAAATGAACTGCGCGCACGTCAGGAAGCCAAACTGGAACACCACGCCGAGATGCGCCTTGCCCTGCTCAACCAGATGCAGGACGCCAACGCGGCCCGGGAGCGTGCCGAAACGGCCTTGGCCGCGCTGCGGGAATCAAATCAACGGCTAGCGGCATTCCTGCGGGTCAGCCAGGCCGTTTCGTCGTCATTTGAGCGGCATGTGGTCATGCAGTCGCTTGTGGACAATGCGGCCAAGGCCATGAACCTGTCCAACGGGGCGATTTACCTGAAAGAAGACGAGACCATCCGCCTGGCCGCCTCGTCCCCCGCCCTGTCCGAGGATTTTCCGGAACACTTCCGCCGCGCACCGCTCCGCGCCCACCCCCATGTTGCCCGGACCCTGGCCTCGGGCGGGCCGGTGTTCGTGGCCGACGCGGCTACGGCGCCCTTCACGCCGGAGGAGGCGGAAATCGCGCGGTCCCTGGGCCTGCGCTCGGTTCTCTATCTGCCTGTCCTTCTGCAAGGCCATGCTCTCGGCGTAATGATCCTCTCGGATGTTGCCAAACCACGCACGTTCCACGCGGAAGAGGTCACACTCCTGCAAGGGTTCGCCAATCAGGTCGCGCAGGTCATGGACTCTATCCGCCTTTTCGAAGATGTCCAAAACCACGCGGTGCAACTGGAGCAGGAAATCGGCCAGCGCAAGGAGGCCGAAGAAGCGCTTCAGTTGCTCAACCAGGAGCTTGAAGAGCGCGTCCGTCAGCGCACGTTGGAACTGGAAGGGGCCATCAAGCAGCTTGAGGCGTTTAGCTATTCCGTGTCCCATGATTTGCGCGCACCGTTGCGGGGGGTGACCGGACTGACCCGTATTCTACTTGACAAGCACGCCGCGGGACTTTCCGAGGAGGGCCGGAAACTGTGCGCCATGATCACGGACAACGCCATGGCCATGGGCCTGCTGATCGACGACTTGCTGCAGTTTTCCCGGGCCGGTCGCAAGGCCCTGCACGTTTCGCCCATTGATATGACGGCCATGGTCCGGGCGGTCATCGATGAACTGAGGTTAACCGAAGACGCGGCCCGGGTGGATTTTCAGGTGCAGGACCTGCCCCCCGCCGAGGCTGACCCGGGCCTGTTACGCCAAGTCTGGCAGAATCTGCTGGCCAATGCGGTCAAATTTTCATCCAAACAGGAACGTCCCGTGGTCCAAGTCCGCGCGGAGCGGAAAGACGGACAAATGGCCTACCATGTCCAAGACAACGGCGCGGGATTCGACATGCGGCATGTACACAAGATTTTTGGTGTCTTCACGCGCCTGCACTCCACCAAGGATTTCGTGGGCACGGGCGTCGGGCTGGCCATCGTCCAGCAAATCATCACGCGCCACGACGGCCAAGTCAGGGCCCAGGGCGAGCCGGACAAGGGTGCGACGTTTTCGTTCACGCTGGGCGTCGGGCGGGACAAGTAG
- a CDS encoding Na+/H+ antiporter subunit E, giving the protein MAEPKKESRCNSSESAQSPESSWSFPGPGGVLARILGFSLLWWILTEGGSLFSVLGLLGVGMAVLVSFRLLPPRSWPLRPLAVVRFLPFFLWQSLLGGLDVASRSMRLKVNVTPILITHVFTKESEAARVLFVWVVSLLPGTAAVDLQVDKALIHVLDQRLADSSTLRELERKVAGMFRDHNGCQCTFAGTD; this is encoded by the coding sequence ATGGCGGAACCGAAAAAAGAGTCCAGGTGTAATTCATCAGAATCGGCTCAGAGTCCCGAGTCGTCGTGGAGCTTTCCCGGCCCGGGCGGCGTGCTGGCCCGGATATTGGGATTCAGCTTGCTCTGGTGGATATTGACCGAGGGCGGCTCTCTTTTCTCCGTCCTTGGACTGCTTGGCGTCGGAATGGCCGTACTTGTCAGTTTTCGCTTGTTGCCACCCCGGTCCTGGCCCCTGCGGCCCTTGGCCGTGGTCCGTTTTCTGCCGTTCTTTCTGTGGCAGTCTCTGCTGGGCGGCTTGGATGTGGCCTCGCGTTCCATGCGGCTTAAGGTGAACGTGACGCCCATCTTGATCACCCACGTCTTCACCAAGGAATCCGAAGCGGCCAGGGTGCTCTTCGTGTGGGTGGTCAGCCTCCTTCCCGGCACGGCCGCCGTGGATCTTCAAGTCGACAAAGCCCTTATCCACGTCCTGGACCAACGTCTCGCGGACTCCTCGACCTTGCGCGAGCTGGAACGGAAGGTCGCGGGGATGTTCAGGGATCATAATGGCTGTCAATGTACGTTTGCGGGCACGGACTGA
- a CDS encoding PAS domain S-box protein produces the protein MSKHPKTPLQSNATHADVPTIYKLGSRLRYLRSVKNLTQAEVAEKAGLSLRQINRIECGARSPSFPALENISQALETNLLNLFLFADDILENDPSGEHPGFAETGGAWPGDYCTPVWVGTWTLASSDGRRTNWSSAVYSMLGYQPYSVKPTAKRFLKHVRQEEHSAVQEFLDKAGQGQKISLVLQVKTKSLSERTLCISVDTQRTKADAPENVLLILQDITEFGELARALVHNKCELEEHVRERNRELSLAVEKYQFEALERSKAQARLRISDLMVWHSSNAQIFVDKNGIIGSVNAAYERLVGASSQQLLGRIYADFLVELLSKKFYDQEVRPQLVRVSRLGEAAFWKGWVEVKHLGRLFLRISYSPCWEGKEILGLVVTIHDLTALVTSQREREESETRYRSLYEDTPAMLHSIDKDGKIISVSNPWLEKLGYTRDEVLGRRSVDFFTEESKCRALEENIPIFFETGSAKDLPYQMVTKDGRILDVLMSGVSEFGKDGVFVRSMAVTADVTERRKTEKALRESEQRFRALAENLPVLLNAGTKDARFTYWNKTSEIITGYSKEEVIENPKAFALMYPDQVYAARILCEWEEAGSEFTNKEIALTAKDGTTRHIVWSNLPPELSYTGDDVWAVGVDVTRRKLSEEALMQREQLLEVAACATLNLLRDVELGPCVTDILACLGQVTNTDRVYVFRDHVDEETGLLLTSQTWEWVNTGIVPQIDNPDLKNVPYLEACPRWRQAMEAGKCISGHVRHFPDEERGLLEPQNIQSLLVVPIHSDERVWGFLGFDSVRTARDWTFAEENVLRIVASAIGAAIARKANETFIKQQAETTSRVKSAFLAKMSHEVRTPLSGIMGLTDMLLDTPLSPEQREYLELVRNARSRMLTLTTDILDLSKIEAGKLELKDAAFEPRRTVEDVGHLLAGQAHKKGLDLVWDVNAKVPRLLVGDEGCLRQVLLNLAVNALKFTDQGVVVVHAGLEEDRANKTLLRFTVRDTGPGIPPDLISDLFSPYNQVGKTSRHGGTGLGLAICKELVELMGGTIGVESTEGRGSIFWFTAWFKKEPEPKTDSA, from the coding sequence ATGTCGAAGCACCCAAAAACTCCTCTTCAATCCAACGCCACGCATGCCGACGTGCCGACTATCTACAAACTTGGCAGTCGCTTGCGATATTTACGTTCAGTAAAAAACCTGACTCAGGCCGAAGTGGCGGAAAAAGCCGGGCTCAGCCTCCGGCAGATCAATCGCATCGAGTGCGGGGCAAGATCCCCTTCTTTCCCGGCCTTGGAGAATATCAGTCAGGCCCTGGAAACCAACCTGCTCAACCTGTTCCTCTTTGCCGACGATATCCTGGAAAACGACCCGTCAGGAGAACACCCGGGCTTCGCGGAGACTGGCGGCGCGTGGCCAGGCGACTACTGCACTCCCGTCTGGGTTGGGACATGGACCTTGGCGTCTTCGGACGGCAGGCGGACAAATTGGAGTTCGGCCGTTTATTCCATGCTGGGATATCAGCCGTATTCCGTCAAACCCACGGCAAAACGCTTCCTCAAACACGTCCGCCAGGAAGAACACTCCGCGGTGCAAGAGTTCCTCGACAAAGCCGGGCAAGGACAAAAGATCAGCCTGGTGCTTCAGGTGAAGACAAAATCATTGAGTGAACGGACCTTGTGCATCAGTGTGGATACCCAGCGGACGAAAGCCGACGCACCTGAGAATGTTTTGCTGATTCTTCAAGATATTACGGAATTTGGAGAACTTGCCAGGGCTCTTGTACACAACAAATGCGAATTGGAGGAGCATGTTCGCGAGAGGAACAGGGAACTGAGCCTTGCCGTTGAAAAGTACCAATTCGAAGCGTTGGAGAGAAGTAAAGCGCAAGCTCGACTGCGCATAAGCGACCTGATGGTCTGGCATTCCTCGAACGCCCAGATTTTCGTGGACAAGAACGGGATTATCGGCTCGGTAAACGCCGCTTATGAACGACTGGTCGGAGCATCCTCCCAACAGTTGCTGGGAAGAATTTATGCGGACTTTCTTGTCGAGCTGCTCAGCAAGAAGTTTTATGATCAAGAAGTGAGACCGCAGCTCGTCCGGGTTTCACGGTTGGGTGAAGCTGCGTTTTGGAAAGGTTGGGTGGAAGTCAAGCACCTGGGACGTCTTTTTCTGAGGATCAGCTACTCCCCTTGTTGGGAAGGCAAAGAGATTCTCGGTTTGGTCGTCACGATCCACGACTTGACGGCCCTCGTCACATCACAAAGAGAACGAGAGGAAAGTGAAACCAGATATCGCTCACTTTACGAAGACACTCCGGCCATGCTGCATTCCATCGACAAGGATGGAAAAATCATCAGCGTCAGCAATCCGTGGCTTGAAAAGCTCGGTTATACCCGGGATGAAGTTTTAGGACGCCGCTCCGTGGACTTTTTCACGGAGGAGTCCAAATGTCGGGCTCTGGAAGAGAACATCCCGATTTTTTTTGAAACCGGTTCCGCAAAAGACCTGCCGTACCAAATGGTAACCAAGGACGGGCGGATACTGGACGTGTTGATGTCCGGCGTATCCGAGTTTGGTAAGGACGGTGTTTTCGTCCGATCCATGGCCGTCACCGCGGACGTTACGGAACGTCGAAAGACTGAAAAAGCGCTTCGGGAGAGTGAACAACGCTTCCGTGCATTGGCCGAAAACCTGCCGGTGCTGCTCAATGCCGGTACGAAAGACGCACGGTTTACTTATTGGAACAAGACCTCTGAAATCATTACCGGCTACTCCAAGGAAGAGGTGATCGAGAATCCCAAGGCCTTTGCCCTGATGTATCCGGACCAGGTTTATGCTGCGCGAATTTTGTGCGAATGGGAGGAAGCAGGGAGCGAGTTTACCAACAAGGAGATTGCGCTGACCGCCAAGGACGGAACAACACGCCACATCGTTTGGTCCAATCTGCCCCCGGAACTGAGCTACACCGGGGACGATGTCTGGGCCGTCGGCGTGGATGTCACGCGGCGCAAGCTGTCCGAGGAGGCGCTGATGCAGCGGGAGCAGCTTCTGGAAGTCGCTGCGTGCGCCACCCTGAATCTCTTGCGCGACGTGGAGTTGGGGCCATGCGTCACCGATATTCTGGCCTGTTTGGGGCAAGTCACCAACACCGACCGGGTCTATGTATTCAGAGATCATGTGGATGAGGAAACCGGACTGCTCCTGACCAGCCAGACCTGGGAATGGGTCAACACGGGCATCGTGCCGCAAATCGACAATCCGGACTTGAAAAACGTACCGTACCTAGAGGCTTGTCCTCGTTGGCGGCAGGCAATGGAGGCTGGAAAATGCATCTCAGGACATGTCCGACATTTTCCGGATGAAGAACGAGGCCTTCTTGAGCCTCAAAACATTCAGAGCCTGCTCGTCGTCCCGATACATTCCGACGAACGGGTTTGGGGATTTCTGGGTTTTGATTCGGTGCGCACGGCACGCGATTGGACCTTCGCGGAAGAAAACGTCCTGCGCATCGTGGCCTCGGCCATCGGAGCGGCAATCGCGCGCAAGGCAAACGAAACATTCATCAAGCAGCAGGCCGAGACAACGAGTCGGGTCAAATCCGCCTTCCTGGCCAAGATGAGCCACGAAGTCCGCACTCCTTTGTCCGGCATTATGGGTCTGACGGACATGCTTTTGGACACGCCGCTCAGTCCGGAGCAGCGGGAGTATCTCGAACTTGTCCGGAATGCCAGAAGCAGGATGCTCACCCTGACCACCGACATCCTCGATCTCTCAAAAATCGAGGCCGGCAAGCTGGAACTGAAAGACGCGGCCTTCGAGCCGCGCCGGACAGTGGAGGACGTTGGTCATTTGTTGGCCGGCCAGGCCCACAAAAAGGGCCTGGACCTTGTCTGGGACGTCAATGCAAAAGTTCCGCGCCTGCTCGTGGGGGATGAGGGGTGTCTGCGACAGGTGTTGTTGAATCTTGCGGTCAATGCCCTGAAGTTCACCGACCAGGGCGTGGTCGTCGTCCATGCGGGCCTGGAAGAAGACCGGGCGAACAAAACTCTGCTGCGCTTCACGGTCAGGGACACGGGTCCCGGCATTCCTCCGGACCTGATCTCCGACCTGTTTTCCCCGTACAACCAGGTCGGCAAGACGTCTCGTCATGGGGGGACCGGGCTGGGCCTGGCCATTTGCAAGGAACTGGTGGAGTTGATGGGCGGTACTATCGGGGTGGAAAGCACCGAAGGTCGCGGTTCCATCTTCTGGTTCACGGCGTGGTTCAAGAAGGAGCCGGAACCAAAGACGGACTCCGCGTAG
- the gpt gene encoding xanthine phosphoribosyltransferase, which translates to MKDRYNKLYPISWDQLHRDSKALAWRLLDLGPWQGIVAITRGGLVPAAVIARELEIRVIDTVCVSSYAWQDQGQCSVLKRFQPLAPEVTAKTLIIDDLVDTGRTAKIVREMLPEAHFATVYAKPAGRPMVDTFITEVSQDTWILFPWDSEARFVEPLADQKGK; encoded by the coding sequence ATGAAAGACCGGTACAACAAACTCTATCCGATTTCCTGGGATCAACTGCATCGTGACTCCAAGGCCCTGGCTTGGCGGTTGCTGGATCTGGGACCGTGGCAAGGCATCGTGGCCATCACTCGTGGCGGGCTGGTGCCGGCGGCGGTCATTGCCAGGGAACTGGAGATCCGGGTCATCGATACGGTCTGCGTGTCCAGTTACGCATGGCAGGATCAGGGCCAATGCTCCGTGCTGAAGCGCTTCCAGCCGTTGGCTCCGGAGGTGACGGCCAAGACCCTGATCATCGACGATCTGGTGGACACCGGACGTACGGCCAAGATCGTCCGGGAGATGCTGCCCGAGGCCCATTTCGCCACGGTCTACGCCAAGCCGGCCGGGCGGCCCATGGTGGACACCTTCATCACCGAGGTCAGCCAGGATACCTGGATACTCTTCCCCTGGGATTCCGAAGCCCGGTTCGTGGAGCCCCTGGCGGATCAGAAGGGGAAATGA
- a CDS encoding PAS domain S-box protein translates to MIAGLKASPFAALFLLLLPFVSPAWAVIPRAGPSPPSENPRVLILIGPQYGLPMLEAVIPPLVGMLTDGGFSLDDIFVEFLDLHRHGDPEHRSTILALLRHKLTGSRGGLIIGVNQGAVDFVTQEGADLLPDAPMLIPILEKQPDWRNASRMLITLISRQDAEGTLRHALDLFPDTRRAVLIMGKDDHKAPFVEPISKALAALPRQLEVETTAHLSWDEMLKLVANLPRDAIAFYGSYFEDTTGRSFVPAEVAGRVAEQANVPVFAFRDMHIAQGLVGGSVAVTSDLGRQAGRIALDYLQGRLRLTHPVTSFDVRNVPLFDWQQLQRWGADNRKLPENTIFLNRPTSSWDEHMDAVFVAVVSFIVLLLLTTALIVVNRRQKTALTRLRQAEGDLRKSEEQHRRLFETMTQGVIYQAADGAIISANPAAERILGLSLDQMQGKTSMDPRWKMIKAVGSEVPGTEHPAMIALRTGETVGPVVRGVFHSEKNAYIWLSITAIPLFRAGESNPFEAYATFNDITRQKMLNDQLEQHVRDMEQRYGELESFRKASVGRELDMIALKRRINELSRQLGRAEPYDLGFADALPKDERS, encoded by the coding sequence ATGATTGCCGGACTAAAAGCAAGTCCATTCGCAGCTCTCTTTCTCCTCCTGCTCCCCTTCGTTTCGCCGGCCTGGGCTGTCATCCCCCGGGCCGGCCCGTCCCCGCCGTCCGAGAATCCGCGGGTTCTGATCCTGATCGGCCCGCAGTACGGGCTGCCCATGCTGGAGGCCGTCATCCCCCCGTTGGTAGGCATGTTGACGGACGGCGGGTTCAGTCTGGACGACATCTTCGTGGAATTCCTGGATCTGCACCGCCATGGCGATCCGGAACACCGCTCCACGATCCTGGCCCTGCTCCGGCACAAGCTGACGGGCTCGCGCGGCGGCCTGATCATCGGCGTCAACCAGGGCGCCGTGGATTTCGTGACCCAAGAGGGCGCGGACCTTCTTCCCGACGCGCCCATGCTCATTCCCATCCTGGAAAAGCAGCCTGACTGGCGGAACGCCTCCCGCATGCTAATCACCCTGATCTCCCGTCAAGACGCCGAAGGCACGCTGCGCCACGCCCTGGATCTTTTTCCCGACACCAGGCGGGCAGTGCTGATCATGGGCAAGGATGATCACAAAGCACCTTTTGTGGAGCCGATATCCAAGGCACTGGCGGCGTTGCCGCGACAACTGGAAGTCGAGACCACGGCCCACCTTTCCTGGGATGAAATGCTGAAACTGGTTGCGAACCTCCCTCGAGACGCCATTGCATTTTATGGGTCCTACTTTGAGGACACCACCGGTCGCTCCTTCGTCCCGGCCGAGGTGGCGGGCAGGGTGGCGGAACAGGCCAACGTCCCGGTCTTTGCCTTCCGGGACATGCACATCGCCCAAGGACTGGTGGGCGGTTCCGTGGCCGTCACCTCCGATCTGGGCCGGCAGGCCGGGCGTATCGCCCTGGACTATCTGCAAGGCCGCCTCCGGTTGACCCATCCGGTGACGTCCTTCGACGTCCGCAACGTTCCCCTGTTCGACTGGCAGCAGCTCCAGCGCTGGGGCGCGGACAACCGGAAATTGCCGGAGAACACGATATTCCTGAACAGGCCGACCTCTTCTTGGGATGAGCACATGGACGCCGTATTTGTTGCGGTGGTCAGCTTTATCGTCCTGCTTCTGCTGACCACCGCGTTGATTGTCGTCAACCGCCGCCAAAAGACGGCCCTGACCCGGCTCAGGCAAGCCGAGGGGGATCTGCGCAAGAGCGAGGAACAGCATCGCCGACTGTTCGAAACCATGACCCAGGGCGTGATTTATCAGGCCGCGGACGGGGCCATTATCTCCGCCAACCCGGCCGCGGAGCGGATTCTGGGCCTGAGCTTGGACCAGATGCAAGGCAAAACGTCCATGGACCCGCGCTGGAAGATGATCAAGGCCGTCGGCAGCGAGGTGCCTGGAACCGAACACCCGGCCATGATCGCGCTGCGCACCGGGGAAACCGTGGGGCCGGTGGTCCGGGGCGTGTTTCATTCAGAAAAGAACGCCTATATCTGGTTGTCCATCACCGCCATCCCGCTGTTCCGAGCAGGAGAATCCAATCCTTTCGAAGCCTATGCCACATTCAACGATATTACGCGACAGAAAATGCTGAATGATCAACTGGAACAGCACGTCCGGGACATGGAGCAGCGTTATGGGGAGCTGGAATCATTCCGAAAGGCATCCGTGGGGCGCGAACTGGATATGATCGCGCTCAAGCGCCGGATCAACGAGCTGTCCCGGCAACTGGGCCGGGCCGAGCCCTATGACCTGGGCTTTGCGGACGCCCTTCCGAAGGATGAGCGATCATGA